In Malaclemys terrapin pileata isolate rMalTer1 chromosome 10, rMalTer1.hap1, whole genome shotgun sequence, the following are encoded in one genomic region:
- the LOC128844435 gene encoding UPF0696 protein C11orf68 homolog, which yields MGLVYTTTDDGDMGKGGAFSAEHLAAESMAADMDPWVVFDARKTPRAEFEEWLQTYQPSRVSRFGDPERRTEPVGWIAIYGPNYCPESGDVVGLQEAWERLQISGRHVTFDTIRELALNHCVLTGKWLMHLDTGFKVDHAWSGIARSVLEGHFGVAKVSPCYPNSDRKHVICIYTDDFTDKEKVMDADAAIRGTGVKCLLSYKPDVYTYLGIYRDNRWHLCPTIYESKFDLECIPRRSRIINKVSNTEVT from the exons atgggccttgtctacactaccacg GACGATGGTGatatggggaagggaggggccttCTCGGCCGAGCACCTGGCCGCTGAGTCCATGGCAGCCGACATGGACCCCTGGGTGGTGTTTGATGCACGAAAGACCCCACGGGCCGAGTTCGAGGAGTGGCTGCAGACCTACCAGCCCTCGCGGGTGTCTCGTTTTGGGGACCCTGAGCGCCGCACTGAGCCTGTGGGCTGGATTGCCATCTACGGTCCAAACTACTGTCCAGAGTCAGGTGATGTGGTGGGGCTGCAGGAGGCCTGGGAGCGGCTCCAGATCAGTGGGCGCCATGTCACCTTCGACACTATCCGCGAGCTGGCACTCAACCACTGCGTCCTTACCGGCAAGTGGCTGATGCACCTGGACACCGGCTTCAAGGTGGACCATGCCTGGAGTGGCATCGCCCGCTCCGTGTTGGAGGGGCACTTTGGGGTGGCCAAAgtcagcccctgctaccccaacTCGGACCGCAAGCATGTCATCTGCATCTACACAGATGACTTCACCGACAAGGAGAAGGTGATGGATGCGGACGCTGCCATCCGGGGCACTGGCGTCAAGTGCCTGCTCTCCTACAAGCCCGATGTCTACACCTACCTAGGCATCTACCGGGACAATCGCTGGCATCTCTGCCCCACCATCTACGAGAGCAAGTTCGACCTAGAGTGCATCCCCCGTCGCTCCCGTATCATCAACAAAGTCAGCAACACTGAGGTGACTTAG